A stretch of Candidatus Binatia bacterium DNA encodes these proteins:
- a CDS encoding BlaI/MecI/CopY family transcriptional regulator produces MARRRSATLTEAELRLMEVLWGKGRATVADVTAALPPPPLAYNSVLTTMRILERKGYVAHEEAGRAFVYRPLLEREEAAGHAVGHVLSRFFDNSAGTLALRLIENERPSETELARLKALIEEYEENAK; encoded by the coding sequence ATGGCTCGACGACGTTCCGCGACGCTGACCGAGGCCGAACTCCGCCTCATGGAAGTGCTCTGGGGGAAGGGCCGGGCGACGGTCGCCGACGTGACCGCTGCGCTACCTCCGCCGCCGCTCGCGTACAACAGCGTGCTCACGACGATGCGGATTCTCGAACGAAAAGGGTACGTCGCGCACGAGGAGGCGGGGCGGGCGTTCGTCTATCGCCCGCTGCTCGAACGCGAAGAGGCGGCCGGGCACGCCGTCGGACACGTCCTTTCACGCTTCTTTGACAACAGCGCGGGCACGCTTGCGCTACGCTTGATCGAAAACGAGCGCCCGTCGGAGACGGAGCTCGCTCGCCTCAAAGCCTTGATAGAAGAGTACGAGGAGAACGCGAAGTGA
- a CDS encoding pentapeptide repeat-containing protein, translated as MIAWQQEFITIASALAAIAINALWQDALLVLCVWLLLKAWPRVNAATRYTVWSATLVAAFIVPVATTLAFFAPSRTIVTTAAQRSNPQSHETMVSGVKAATAARATERAPVPAATQAAIALPQRLRLQLPIPLAIGIFVAWVILATYALVRLAIGLVRLEQLKRDALPLPVEYRDAMPQWLSANKGARDVRLCVSDETDVPVAVGLFDAMILVPRSLLDRLSHPEVDQICLHELAHLRRADDWTNGMQRLINALLGWNPAAIFAGQQLDLEREVACDDWVVSFVHTIRPYALCLTKMAETATWPRQAIPAPGVFATRKHISLRIERLLGAGRNMATNLSIAPTAAAIAVVGALALAFSLVAPSVAASPVVAAVPAVPSVPTVTAKPVPAKPAPAQPADVQPAVVKPDLPLHIAVAIPATKLGVTLPRIDTSKMLAQTMSSDGRSCSGCNFAGVDWSGRDKHGVSYLGVDLSGAKLIGTNFSDGNFSGVDFSKADLHNASFRGAHLVGCDFSGANLSGVDFTGARLSGCQFTGARLTAASLRDVLNSCSGCDFTHANLSGADLSNVRANGDDFTGADLRGANFSGAQLTGMDFTKARMDGANFSGATLSGCDLSGVDLTRVDLSKAKLIGMDLTKP; from the coding sequence GTGATCGCCTGGCAGCAAGAATTCATCACCATCGCGAGCGCGCTGGCAGCGATCGCCATCAACGCCCTCTGGCAGGACGCGCTGCTGGTGCTCTGCGTCTGGCTGCTCCTCAAAGCGTGGCCGCGCGTCAATGCGGCGACGCGGTACACGGTGTGGAGCGCGACGCTCGTTGCGGCCTTCATCGTGCCGGTCGCGACCACGCTCGCCTTCTTCGCACCCTCGCGGACGATCGTAACGACGGCCGCGCAGCGCTCGAATCCGCAGTCGCACGAAACCATGGTTTCCGGGGTGAAGGCGGCAACGGCGGCGCGCGCGACCGAGCGGGCGCCGGTGCCCGCCGCAACGCAAGCGGCGATCGCGCTGCCGCAGCGGCTTCGCCTGCAGTTGCCCATACCGCTCGCCATCGGCATCTTCGTGGCGTGGGTGATCCTCGCCACGTACGCGCTCGTCCGTCTCGCGATCGGCCTCGTGCGCTTGGAACAGCTCAAGCGCGACGCGCTGCCGCTTCCGGTCGAGTATCGCGACGCGATGCCGCAGTGGCTTAGCGCGAACAAAGGCGCTCGCGACGTGCGGCTCTGCGTGAGCGACGAGACCGACGTCCCGGTCGCGGTGGGGCTCTTCGATGCGATGATTCTCGTCCCGCGCTCGCTATTGGATCGTCTCTCCCATCCGGAAGTAGATCAGATCTGCCTGCACGAGCTGGCACACCTGCGCCGCGCCGACGACTGGACGAACGGCATGCAGCGCCTGATCAACGCGCTGCTCGGTTGGAATCCCGCCGCGATCTTCGCCGGCCAGCAGCTCGACCTCGAGCGCGAAGTGGCCTGCGACGACTGGGTGGTCTCGTTCGTACACACGATTCGCCCGTACGCTCTCTGCTTGACGAAGATGGCCGAGACCGCGACGTGGCCCCGGCAGGCGATTCCGGCACCCGGCGTCTTTGCGACGCGCAAGCACATCTCGCTCCGCATCGAGCGTCTGCTCGGCGCCGGACGCAACATGGCGACGAATCTCTCGATCGCACCGACCGCGGCTGCGATCGCGGTCGTCGGCGCGCTCGCGCTCGCGTTCTCGCTCGTGGCGCCCTCGGTCGCCGCCTCACCCGTCGTAGCGGCGGTACCGGCAGTTCCCTCCGTGCCTACCGTAACGGCGAAGCCCGTGCCTGCAAAACCCGCGCCCGCGCAGCCTGCCGACGTCCAGCCGGCAGTCGTGAAGCCGGACCTGCCGCTCCACATCGCCGTTGCGATACCCGCGACGAAGCTCGGCGTCACGCTGCCGCGCATCGACACGTCGAAGATGCTCGCCCAGACGATGTCGTCCGACGGGCGTAGCTGCTCTGGATGCAACTTCGCCGGCGTCGACTGGTCGGGACGTGACAAGCACGGCGTCAGCTACCTCGGTGTGGATCTCAGCGGCGCGAAGCTGATCGGCACGAACTTCTCAGATGGGAACTTCAGCGGCGTCGATTTCAGCAAAGCCGATCTGCACAACGCCTCATTCCGCGGAGCGCACCTCGTCGGCTGCGACTTCTCGGGAGCCAATCTTTCCGGCGTAGACTTCACCGGGGCGCGCCTCTCCGGCTGCCAGTTCACCGGCGCGCGGCTGACCGCGGCGTCGCTGCGGGACGTACTCAATAGCTGCAGCGGTTGCGACTTCACCCACGCGAACTTGAGCGGGGCCGACCTCTCGAACGTCCGCGCAAACGGCGACGACTTCACCGGAGCCGATCTGCGCGGTGCTAATTTCTCCGGCGCGCAGCTCACCGGGATGGACTTTACAAAAGCGCGGATGGACGGCGCGAACTTCTCCGGCGCAACCTTGAGCGGCTGCGACCTCAGCGGCGTCGATCTCACGCGCGTCGATCTTAGTAAAGCAAAACTCATCGGCATGGACCTCACGAAGCCGTAA